From one Amycolatopsis sp. FDAARGOS 1241 genomic stretch:
- a CDS encoding bifunctional diguanylate cyclase/phosphodiesterase, which yields MPDSNGRPDAAPGAKQGKGGAVSGTFAEARTDERRFRVYTFAVLGLGLITAFAVGSWLPFHGSAKLWWIGPVLALAFLLAEQLGINVDVRSGISWTISFTEIPLVIGFFVAPFEVVLAAHLVAGIGTLLARKVAGRVLYNAGAFLLEITGAFAIAGLVKQAVGGGETMPWVAALAGTLTAPLVSTLLALAAVRVLRRRMRVSTAIRLTGRILVVGFVNASVGLSGYLVIANTPQAWPLVLAVFLGLTALYWAYSDLLREQRDMEALSDVSLMVARSGQQAAARPASRADELVGGVDVREWATIAERIKDQLAAGRVVLRLRLEAKDTMRVVVAGDELPPVDPNADDPLQRLPGAHVRHFRITEANPDVRAALLNRGAQEALVVPLRSANQLLGVVEAHDRLSRWRGFGKYDVQLLGTMASHLATSLDNRRLLATLRHDAYHDPLTGHLNRPGFQQVAKEPLRDFANAVVLRIDLDVFSTVSDALGYSWADRMVIAAGRRIRDALGPDVPLARLEGASFAALLVGCTPENAHAAAERLRTQLSAPYPVDRLSVEANAMIGYATTSAEDGDAVDVDGLLQRADVAVRATRGGEEVRGYVPSMGQIFLRRFQMVTQFRQSLEDGHVSVHYQPKITLPNRQVQGVEALVRWVHPEFGRLGPDEFVPAIEAAGLIGVLTSFVLEASLKRVRKWLDEGLRISAAVNLSVRNLADEDFPAKVQRELERYDVPPELLTFELTESGVMSDPQKALPILRELHSLGIVLAVDDFGTGYSSLAYLRQLPVDQVKIDKSFVLGMGTDLGDLAVVRSIVELGHSLGLTVVAEGVEEDVARDQLEAMGCDVAQGYLISRPLPEDRLEAWLQARTARSPGRHSETVLTLLT from the coding sequence ATGCCGGACAGCAACGGCAGGCCTGATGCCGCCCCAGGGGCGAAACAGGGCAAGGGGGGCGCCGTTTCCGGGACCTTCGCCGAGGCCCGCACGGACGAACGCCGGTTCCGGGTCTACACCTTCGCAGTCCTCGGTCTCGGCCTGATCACCGCCTTCGCGGTCGGGTCGTGGTTGCCCTTTCACGGCTCGGCGAAGCTCTGGTGGATCGGACCAGTGCTCGCGCTCGCGTTCCTGCTCGCCGAACAGCTGGGCATCAACGTCGACGTCCGCAGCGGCATCTCGTGGACGATCTCGTTCACAGAAATTCCGCTGGTAATCGGTTTCTTCGTCGCGCCCTTCGAGGTCGTGCTGGCCGCGCACCTGGTCGCGGGCATCGGCACGCTGCTCGCCCGGAAGGTGGCCGGGCGCGTCCTCTACAACGCGGGCGCGTTCCTGCTCGAGATCACCGGCGCGTTCGCCATCGCGGGGCTGGTGAAACAGGCCGTCGGCGGCGGCGAAACCATGCCGTGGGTCGCCGCGCTGGCGGGCACCCTCACCGCGCCGCTGGTCAGCACGCTGCTGGCGCTGGCCGCCGTGCGCGTGCTGCGCCGCCGCATGCGCGTGAGCACCGCCATCCGGCTCACCGGCCGCATCCTCGTGGTCGGGTTCGTGAACGCGTCGGTCGGCCTGTCGGGCTACCTGGTGATCGCGAACACCCCGCAGGCATGGCCGTTGGTGCTGGCAGTGTTCCTGGGCCTCACCGCGCTGTACTGGGCCTACTCCGACCTGCTGCGCGAGCAACGGGACATGGAGGCGCTCTCGGACGTCAGCCTCATGGTGGCGCGCTCGGGCCAGCAGGCCGCCGCGCGCCCGGCGAGCCGCGCCGACGAACTCGTGGGCGGCGTCGACGTGCGCGAGTGGGCCACCATCGCCGAGCGGATCAAGGACCAGCTGGCGGCCGGGCGCGTCGTGCTGCGACTGCGCCTGGAGGCGAAGGACACCATGCGCGTCGTGGTGGCCGGCGACGAACTGCCGCCCGTCGACCCGAACGCCGACGACCCGCTGCAGCGCCTGCCCGGCGCGCACGTGCGCCACTTCCGCATCACCGAGGCCAACCCCGACGTCCGCGCGGCGCTGCTCAACCGCGGCGCGCAGGAGGCGCTCGTGGTGCCGCTGCGCAGCGCGAACCAGCTACTGGGCGTTGTCGAGGCCCACGACCGGCTTTCGCGCTGGCGCGGGTTCGGCAAGTACGACGTGCAGCTGCTCGGCACGATGGCCAGCCACCTCGCGACGTCGCTGGACAACCGGCGCCTGCTCGCGACCCTGCGCCACGACGCGTACCACGACCCGCTCACCGGCCACCTCAACCGGCCGGGCTTCCAGCAGGTCGCCAAGGAGCCGTTGCGCGACTTCGCCAACGCGGTGGTGCTGCGCATCGACCTCGACGTCTTCTCGACCGTCAGCGACGCGCTGGGCTACTCGTGGGCCGACCGGATGGTGATCGCCGCCGGTCGCCGCATCCGCGACGCGCTGGGCCCCGACGTGCCGCTCGCCCGGCTGGAGGGCGCGTCCTTCGCCGCCTTGCTCGTGGGGTGCACACCCGAGAACGCCCACGCGGCCGCCGAACGGCTGCGCACGCAGCTTTCCGCGCCGTACCCCGTCGACCGGCTCTCGGTCGAGGCCAACGCGATGATCGGCTACGCCACCACCTCGGCCGAAGACGGCGACGCGGTCGACGTCGACGGCCTGCTGCAGCGCGCCGACGTGGCCGTCCGCGCCACCCGCGGTGGCGAAGAGGTGCGCGGCTACGTGCCGAGCATGGGCCAGATCTTCCTGCGCCGGTTCCAGATGGTGACGCAGTTCCGGCAGTCGCTGGAGGACGGGCACGTATCCGTGCACTACCAGCCCAAGATCACGCTGCCCAACCGTCAGGTGCAGGGCGTCGAGGCGCTGGTGCGCTGGGTGCACCCGGAGTTCGGCCGCCTGGGCCCCGACGAGTTCGTGCCCGCCATCGAAGCGGCCGGCCTGATCGGCGTGCTGACGTCCTTCGTGCTGGAGGCGTCGCTCAAGCGCGTGCGCAAGTGGCTCGACGAGGGCCTGCGCATCTCCGCGGCCGTGAACCTGTCCGTGCGCAACCTGGCGGACGAGGACTTCCCGGCGAAGGTGCAGCGCGAGCTGGAGCGCTACGACGTGCCGCCCGAGCTGCTCACGTTCGAGCTCACGGAGTCCGGCGTGATGTCCGACCCGCAGAAGGCCCTGCCGATCCTCCGCGAACTGCACTCGCTCGGCATCGTGCTCGCGGTCGACGACTTCGGCACGGGCTACTCGTCGCTCGCGTACCTGCGCCAGCTGCCGGTGGACCAGGTCAAGATCGACAAGAGCTTCGTGCTCGGCATGGGCACCGACCTCGGCGATCTCGCGGTGGTGCGCTCGATCGTCGAGCTGGGTCACTCACTGGGCCTGACGGTCGTTGCGGAGGGCGTCGAAGAGGACGTCGCCCGCGACCAGCTCGAGGCGATGGGCTGTGACGTCGCGCAGGGGTACCTGATCTCGCGGCCGCTGCCGGAGGACCGCCTGGAGGCCTGGCTGCAGGCCCGCACGGCGCGCTCCCCGGGCCGGCACTCGGAGACGGTGCTGACCTTGCTGACCTGA
- the rpmG gene encoding 50S ribosomal protein L33 has protein sequence MAATDVRPKITLACEECKHRNYITKKNRRNDPDRLEMKKFCPNCGTHRTHKETR, from the coding sequence GTGGCTGCCACCGACGTGCGACCCAAGATCACGCTGGCGTGCGAAGAGTGCAAGCACCGCAACTACATCACCAAGAAGAACCGGCGCAACGACCCGGACCGCTTGGAGATGAAGAAGTTCTGCCCGAACTGCGGTACGCACCGGACTCACAAAGAGACCCGCTGA
- a CDS encoding GNAT family N-acetyltransferase: MHNDVTATGHAARIATVDALLPAPLPFEVHGEATLLSAQVGDTTAAGLATSTELGPDSPRSIWRALAEHRLEVQLAGPDPAAGLGALLTRWDEHLGTIARPGDPECAAVLSRPSRDTAGTTELLRHGFAPVGVIAVRPAERMAAPGPATTPGVCIRHATPDDLGTAMRLMLELQRYDSQFGKVTVRPGIEELVSKELQRQLERPESQVWIAELYGKALGMVVLQMPDETAWIKHRVAAERIGYLSSLAVAEAARSAGVGTALAAHAHQVFDEAGADVVLLHTAVPNPRSTPFWYAQGYRPLWTGWQRRPAVR; this comes from the coding sequence ATGCACAACGACGTGACAGCCACCGGGCACGCGGCGCGCATCGCCACGGTGGACGCGCTGCTTCCCGCGCCCCTCCCCTTCGAGGTCCACGGCGAGGCCACACTCCTGTCGGCGCAGGTCGGGGACACCACGGCCGCCGGGCTGGCCACCAGCACCGAACTCGGCCCGGACAGCCCCCGGTCGATCTGGCGAGCGCTGGCCGAACACCGGCTCGAGGTCCAGCTGGCCGGTCCCGACCCAGCCGCCGGCCTCGGCGCGTTGCTCACTCGATGGGATGAACACCTGGGGACCATCGCCCGGCCGGGGGATCCCGAGTGCGCCGCGGTGCTCTCGCGGCCGAGCCGCGACACCGCCGGCACCACCGAACTGCTCCGCCACGGCTTCGCGCCCGTCGGCGTGATCGCCGTCCGCCCGGCCGAGCGCATGGCCGCGCCCGGCCCCGCGACGACCCCGGGCGTCTGCATCCGCCACGCGACACCGGACGACCTCGGCACAGCCATGCGCCTGATGCTGGAGCTGCAGCGCTACGACTCGCAGTTCGGCAAGGTCACGGTGCGCCCGGGCATCGAGGAGCTCGTGAGCAAGGAGCTGCAGCGCCAGCTCGAACGCCCGGAGTCCCAGGTGTGGATCGCCGAGCTCTACGGCAAGGCGCTCGGGATGGTCGTGCTGCAGATGCCCGACGAAACGGCGTGGATCAAGCACCGCGTGGCCGCCGAGCGCATCGGCTACCTGTCGTCGCTGGCCGTCGCCGAGGCCGCCCGCTCGGCGGGCGTCGGCACCGCGCTGGCCGCCCACGCGCACCAAGTCTTCGACGAGGCCGGCGCCGACGTCGTGCTGTTGCACACCGCAGTGCCCAACCCGCGGTCGACGCCGTTCTGGTACGCGCAGGGTTACCGGCCACTGTGGACCGGGTGGCAGCGCCGGCCCGCCGTGCGCTGA
- a CDS encoding SAM-dependent methyltransferase: MSDQPASAPKAPEGVDTEKPSAARIYDWYLGGTQNWAVDREFGRRVEQQWPLVRPGAKQNREFMNRVVRGALAAGIRQFVDLGSGVPTAGNVHEVIEAELDDEDRATVLYVDYEPVAVAHATLILEEGAATDWAGILQADLRDPKSVLRAPTTREYIDFSRPVCLLMMAVLHFVGPDDDPDGLVKAYRDTLAPGSWLAISQMSEGNGSGPALDGLRWFVEQYRKTSNPVWMRDREEIVPFFGGWPLLEPGIVHLPDWRPERELNAVEAEARPFAWCGVAEKPAE, encoded by the coding sequence GTGAGCGATCAGCCGGCGTCCGCGCCGAAGGCGCCCGAAGGCGTCGACACCGAGAAGCCGTCGGCGGCGCGGATCTACGACTGGTACCTCGGCGGCACCCAGAACTGGGCCGTCGACCGCGAGTTCGGCCGGCGCGTCGAGCAGCAGTGGCCCCTGGTGCGGCCGGGCGCGAAGCAGAACCGCGAGTTCATGAACCGCGTGGTGCGCGGCGCGCTGGCCGCCGGGATCCGGCAGTTCGTGGACCTCGGCTCGGGCGTGCCGACGGCCGGCAACGTCCACGAGGTCATCGAGGCCGAGCTCGACGACGAAGACCGCGCGACCGTGCTGTACGTGGACTACGAGCCCGTGGCCGTCGCCCACGCGACGCTGATCCTCGAAGAGGGCGCGGCCACCGACTGGGCCGGCATCCTGCAGGCGGACCTGCGCGATCCGAAGTCCGTGCTGCGCGCGCCGACCACGCGCGAGTACATCGACTTCAGCCGGCCGGTGTGCCTGCTGATGATGGCCGTGCTGCACTTCGTCGGCCCGGACGACGACCCTGACGGCCTGGTCAAGGCGTACCGCGACACGCTCGCGCCCGGCAGCTGGCTCGCGATCTCGCAGATGAGCGAGGGCAACGGCAGCGGCCCGGCGCTCGACGGTCTGCGCTGGTTCGTGGAGCAGTACCGCAAGACGAGCAACCCCGTGTGGATGCGCGACCGCGAGGAGATCGTGCCGTTTTTCGGCGGGTGGCCGCTGCTTGAACCGGGCATCGTGCACCTGCCTGACTGGCGGCCCGAGCGCGAGCTCAACGCGGTCGAGGCCGAGGCCCGGCCGTTCGCTTGGTGCGGCGTCGCCGAGAAGCCGGCGGAGTGA
- a CDS encoding YajQ family cyclic di-GMP-binding protein, with protein MADPSFDVVSKVDRQEVDNALNQASKELGTRFDFRGTGTTISWAGEEALTIESETEERALAAVEVFKEKLIKRNISLKAFEAGEPALSGKTYKIGGKILQGIASDKAKQIAKFIRDEGPKGVQAQIQGDQLRVSGKKKDQLQDVIALLKGKDFEIALQFTNYR; from the coding sequence GTGGCGGATCCCTCTTTCGACGTGGTGAGCAAGGTCGACCGCCAGGAGGTGGACAACGCCCTGAACCAGGCGAGCAAGGAGCTGGGCACGCGGTTCGACTTCCGGGGCACCGGGACGACCATCAGCTGGGCGGGCGAGGAAGCCCTCACTATCGAGTCGGAGACCGAGGAGCGGGCGCTCGCCGCCGTGGAGGTCTTCAAGGAGAAGCTGATCAAGCGCAACATCTCGCTCAAGGCGTTCGAAGCCGGCGAGCCCGCGCTCTCCGGCAAGACCTACAAGATCGGCGGCAAGATCCTCCAGGGCATCGCCTCCGACAAGGCCAAGCAGATCGCCAAGTTCATCCGCGACGAAGGCCCGAAGGGCGTCCAGGCCCAGATCCAGGGCGACCAGCTGCGGGTGTCGGGCAAGAAGAAGGACCAGCTGCAGGACGTGATCGCGTTGCTGAAGGGGAAGGACTTCGAGATCGCGTTGCAGTTCACCAACTACCGGTGA
- the lon gene encoding endopeptidase La: MSDPRLLPVLPLDDDVVLPGMVVPLDFTDVEIRGAVESAQAKTPATASFPGIRSGAATKAEVLIVPRVHGEYAELGTVATVERIGRVPGGKAAVLLRGTGRAVVGRIADGPGAARWVHADEATEFTDDRSAQLATEYKAVVISLLQQRGGWQMIDAVQQVEDPSAVADLSGNAPYLKTEQKIELLTTLDVSKRLEKAMEWSKEYLAELEVTDTIRKDVQEGMDKQQKEFLLRRQLEAIRKELGELDGTDKDDDYRARVEAAELPDNVKKAALAEVDKLERTSEQSPEGGWIRTWLDTVLELPWNERTEDVYDIAAARAVLDADHAGLDDVKERIIEYLAVRKRRAESGLGPIGGRRSGAVLALAGPPGVGKTSLGESVAKAMGRKFVRVALGGIRDEAEIRGHRRTYVGALPGRVVRAIKEAGSMNPVVLLDEIDKVGADYRGDPTAALLEVLDPEQNHTFRDHYLEVELDLSDVVFLATANALETIPGPLLDRMELVTLDGYTEHEKVTIARDHLLPRELERAGLASGDVVIADEAFSRIAAEYTREAGVRDANRTIAKLLRKVATKVALDEVSLPVSVSAADLEKYLGRPRHVPESSLPTSTQRTSIPGVATGLAVTGAGGDVLYIEASLNDPESGSTGLQLTGQLGDVMKESVQIALSYLRSHGAELELPVSDLKDRGIHVHVPAGAVPKDGPSAGVTMTTALASLLSGRVVRADVAMTGEVSLTGRVLPIGGVKQKLLAAHRAGMKTVIIPQRNEPDLDDVPAEVLSQLDVHAVANVREVLELALTPASSEVPAAA; this comes from the coding sequence ATGTCTGATCCCCGCCTCCTGCCCGTGCTCCCGCTCGATGACGACGTCGTGCTGCCGGGCATGGTGGTCCCGCTCGACTTCACCGATGTCGAGATCCGGGGCGCGGTGGAGTCCGCCCAGGCCAAGACGCCCGCGACGGCGTCGTTCCCCGGCATCCGCTCCGGCGCGGCCACCAAGGCCGAAGTGCTGATCGTGCCCCGGGTCCACGGCGAGTACGCCGAACTCGGCACGGTCGCGACCGTCGAGCGCATCGGCCGGGTTCCCGGCGGCAAGGCCGCCGTGCTCCTGCGCGGCACCGGCCGCGCCGTGGTGGGCCGCATCGCGGACGGTCCCGGCGCCGCGCGCTGGGTCCACGCCGACGAGGCAACCGAATTCACCGACGACCGCTCCGCGCAGCTCGCCACGGAGTACAAGGCTGTGGTCATCTCGCTGCTCCAGCAGCGCGGTGGCTGGCAGATGATCGACGCCGTCCAGCAGGTCGAGGACCCGTCGGCGGTGGCCGACCTGTCCGGCAACGCGCCGTACCTGAAGACGGAGCAGAAGATCGAGCTGCTGACCACGCTCGACGTGAGCAAGCGGCTCGAGAAGGCCATGGAGTGGAGCAAGGAGTACCTCGCCGAGCTCGAAGTGACCGACACCATCCGCAAGGACGTCCAGGAGGGCATGGACAAGCAGCAGAAGGAATTCCTGCTGCGCCGCCAGCTCGAGGCGATCCGCAAGGAGCTCGGTGAGCTCGACGGCACCGACAAGGACGACGACTACCGCGCCCGCGTCGAGGCCGCCGAACTGCCCGACAACGTGAAGAAGGCCGCGCTGGCCGAGGTCGACAAGCTGGAGCGCACCTCCGAGCAGTCACCCGAGGGCGGCTGGATCCGGACCTGGCTCGACACGGTGCTGGAGCTGCCGTGGAACGAGCGGACCGAGGACGTCTACGACATCGCCGCCGCGCGCGCCGTGCTCGACGCGGACCACGCGGGCCTCGACGACGTCAAGGAGCGGATCATCGAGTACCTGGCCGTGCGCAAGCGTCGTGCGGAGTCGGGTCTCGGCCCGATCGGCGGCCGTCGTTCGGGTGCGGTGCTGGCGCTCGCCGGTCCTCCCGGGGTCGGCAAGACGTCGCTCGGCGAGTCGGTCGCGAAGGCGATGGGCCGCAAGTTCGTCCGTGTCGCCCTCGGTGGCATCCGGGACGAGGCGGAGATCCGCGGGCACCGGCGCACGTACGTCGGCGCGCTGCCCGGCCGCGTGGTGCGGGCCATCAAGGAGGCCGGTTCGATGAACCCGGTCGTGCTGCTCGACGAGATCGACAAGGTCGGCGCCGACTACCGCGGCGACCCGACGGCCGCCCTGCTGGAGGTGCTGGACCCGGAGCAGAACCACACGTTCCGCGACCACTACCTCGAGGTGGAGCTGGACCTGTCCGACGTCGTGTTCCTCGCGACGGCCAACGCGCTGGAGACCATCCCCGGCCCGCTGCTCGACCGCATGGAGCTCGTCACGCTCGACGGGTACACCGAGCACGAGAAGGTGACGATCGCCCGTGACCACCTGCTCCCGCGCGAGCTGGAGCGCGCCGGCCTCGCGTCCGGCGACGTGGTGATCGCCGACGAGGCGTTCAGCCGGATCGCCGCCGAGTACACCCGCGAGGCGGGCGTGCGCGACGCGAACCGCACGATCGCCAAGCTGCTGCGCAAGGTCGCGACGAAGGTGGCTCTGGACGAGGTTTCGCTGCCGGTTTCCGTGAGCGCCGCCGATCTGGAGAAGTACCTGGGCCGCCCGCGGCACGTGCCGGAGTCGTCGCTGCCGACCTCGACCCAGCGCACGTCGATCCCCGGCGTGGCAACGGGTCTGGCCGTGACGGGCGCGGGTGGTGACGTCCTGTACATCGAGGCGTCGCTGAACGACCCCGAGAGCGGCTCGACGGGTCTGCAGCTCACCGGCCAGCTGGGCGACGTGATGAAGGAGTCCGTGCAGATCGCGCTCTCCTACCTGCGTTCGCACGGCGCGGAGCTCGAGCTGCCCGTCAGCGACCTGAAGGACCGCGGCATCCACGTCCACGTCCCCGCGGGCGCGGTGCCGAAGGACGGCCCCTCGGCCGGCGTCACCATGACGACGGCTCTCGCCTCGCTGCTCTCGGGTCGCGTGGTGCGGGCGGACGTCGCGATGACCGGCGAGGTCTCACTGACCGGCCGCGTGCTGCCGATCGGTGGCGTGAAGCAGAAGCTGCTCGCCGCCCACCGGGCCGGGATGAAGACCGTGATCATCCCGCAGCGCAACGAGCCGGACCTGGACGACGTGCCCGCCGAGGTGCTGTCGCAGCTGGACGTGCACGCCGTGGCGAACGTGCGTGAGGTCCTGGAACTGGCCCTGACACCGGCTTCGTCGGAGGTTCCGGCGGCAGCTTGA